A segment of the Thermus caldifontis genome:
CCACAGGGCGCTTCCCCCACCCGATACCAAGGCCAAAACCCGGGCCTTGGAGGAAAGCCCCTTAAGGAGCTCCAAAACCTCCTGGGCCGCTTTGAGGCTTTCCCCATCGGGCAGGGGATGGCCGGCGAAGACCGCCCGTAGCCCCAAGGCTTCCTGCCCCTTGGGCAGGGTGAGGTGGTAGGGCACTTCCCCATAGCGGTCCAAGGCGGCCTTCAGCATCCACGCCGCTCCCTTGCCCACCGCCAGGATCAGGTGGGGCTTGGCCCTGGGGAGGGCCTTAAGGGTAAGGCGGTAGGGGTGGGCCTCCTGGAGGGCCTCTAGAAAGGCGGCTATAAGGAGGGGCGTCATGGCCTCACTTTTGGCCTGGAGCCGTCTGGCCAAAGCCGCTCCCTTGGAGGAAAGGGGCTTGGCCAGGTGTTCCTGCGGCCTTGGACCAAGTTTTTCCTCCAGGACGTGCGCGGGTTGTTGGGGACCTGGCTGGGGTTTGGCTGGGCAGGGCGCATTTCCCAGGCTTTGCGCACCTTCCCTCTTGCTTCCCCCAGCCAGGCGGGCCACCTTCTCGGCCAAGCGTTCCCCGGGCTTATCCTGTGGGGCCATACCTTCAGATTATGGGGGCGATCCCCCCTCCGTTCCTTCCCCGGGGCGTTGGCCCAGATAGAGCATCTCCAGGAGTTCTGCGGTGTGCAGGATGGGGATACCCTTTTCCAGGTAGGCCTGGATCTGGGTGAGGCAACCGATGTTGCCGGTGACCACCAGGTGGGGCTCCGTGGCCTGGAGGTTTTCCGCTTTCCTTCGACCCAAAACCTCGGCGATTTCCGGCTGGAAGAGGTTGTAGGTGCCGGCGCTACCGCAGCAGATCTCCCACTCCTTGGGCTCCAGCACCTCCACCCCGGACGCCTTCAGGATCCTCCTGGGGGCTTCCCGCACCCCCTGGGCGTGGGCCAGGTGGCAGGCGTCGTGGTAGGCCACCCTGAGGGGCTTTCGTGGCGGGGGAGGAGGAAGGAAGCCCAGCTCGTCCAGGATGACGGTAAGGTCCTTCACCTTGGCGGCCAGGGCTCGGGCCTCCTCCTCCTCGGGATCCCCCAGGAAGAGAAGGGGGTATTCCTTCATCCCCGAGCCGCAGCCGGCGGCGTTGGTGACCACGTAGTCCACCTCCCGGAAGGCCTTAAGGTTCTTCCGGGCCAAGGCCATGGCCCCCTCCTTGTCCCCGGCGTGGAGGTTTAGGGCCCCGCAGCAGACCTGTTCCCTCGCCGCCACTACCTCTACCCCGTTTTCCTGCAGGACCCGGATGGTGGCCTGGTTGATGGAGGGCCTCAGGACCTGCTGGGCGCAGCCCAGGAGGATGCCCACCCTGGCCCGCCTTTGGCCCTTGGCGGGGTAGACCTCCTGGTAGGATTCCCTTTCCGGCAGGTGGTCGGGGAGGAGGGCGATGGGGGCCTTTAGGGCCTTGGGCAGGGGAAGGGGCTGGAGAAGGGGTTTGAGCCGGCTTCCCAGCTGGGCCAGGGGCCTAAAGCGCTCCGGGTAGGGCAGGGTGCGGAGGAGGGCCTGGCGGTAGACGGTTTCCAGGGGGTAGCGGTGGC
Coding sequences within it:
- the glcF gene encoding glycolate oxidase subunit GlcF, whose translation is MQHRIPVETLGKEGEVMAHAIEACVHCGFCLPTCPTYLVLGEEMDSPRGRIFLMKEVLEGNLPLEETLPYLDRCLACQACVTACPSGVPYGELIATFRMHTEKKRHRYPLETVYRQALLRTLPYPERFRPLAQLGSRLKPLLQPLPLPKALKAPIALLPDHLPERESYQEVYPAKGQRRARVGILLGCAQQVLRPSINQATIRVLQENGVEVVAAREQVCCGALNLHAGDKEGAMALARKNLKAFREVDYVVTNAAGCGSGMKEYPLLFLGDPEEEEARALAAKVKDLTVILDELGFLPPPPPRKPLRVAYHDACHLAHAQGVREAPRRILKASGVEVLEPKEWEICCGSAGTYNLFQPEIAEVLGRRKAENLQATEPHLVVTGNIGCLTQIQAYLEKGIPILHTAELLEMLYLGQRPGEGTEGGSPP